A region from the Pelobates fuscus isolate aPelFus1 chromosome 3, aPelFus1.pri, whole genome shotgun sequence genome encodes:
- the ENO3 gene encoding beta-enolase, which produces MSIQKIHAREILDSRGNPTVEVDLYTGKGLFRAAVPSGASTGIYEALELRDGDKSRYLGKGVLKAVDHINKTIVPALLEKKLSVVEQEKIDKVMLELDGTENKSKFGANAILGVSLAVCKAGAAEKGVPLYRHIADLAGNPDLILPVPAFNVINGGSHAGNKLAMQEFMILPVGASTFREAMRIGAEVYHNLKNVIKAKYGKDATNVGDEGGFAPNILENNEALELLKSAIEKAGYTDKIVIGMDVAASEFYRNGKYDLDFKSPDDPTRYISGEKLGDLYKSFIKSYPVVSIEDPFDQDDWETWKSFQSTVDIQIVGDDLTVTNPKRIQQAVEKKACNCLLLKVNQIGSVTESIQACKLAQSNGWGVMVSHRSGETEDTFIADLVVGLCTGQIKTGAPCRSERLSKYNQLMRIEEELGDKAKFAGRNFRNPRAK; this is translated from the exons ATGTCCATCCAGAAGATCCACGCCAGGGAGATCCTGGATTCCAGGGGAAACCCTACAGTAGAGGTTGACCTGTACACAGGCAAAG GTCTCTTCCGGGCGGCTGTGCCTAGTGGGGCGTCCACTGGAATATATGAGGCTCTTGAGCTGAGGGATGGAGACAAGAGCCGATATTTGGGCAAAG GTGTTCTGAAGGCTGTGGATCACATCAACAAGACCATTGTACCAGCTTTGCTGGAGAAG AAACTTAGTGTTGTGGAACAAGAAAAGATTGACAAAGTGATGCTGGAACTTGATGGGACAGAAAATAAGT CTAAATTTGGTGCTAATGCCATCCTGGGTGTTTCTCTGGCCGTGTGCAAGGCTGGTGCAGCAGAGAAAGGTGTCCCCTTATACCGTCACATCGCTGACCTGGCCGGAAACCCCGACCTCATCCTACCCGTCCCT GCCTTTAATGTCATCAACGGGGGTTCACACGCAGGGAATAAGCTGGCCATGCAAGAGTTCATGATCCTTCCCGTAGGGGCCTCTACTTTCCGGGAGGCAATGCGTATTGGAGCAGAGGTCTACCACAACCTGAAAAATGTCATAAAGGCCAAATATGGAAAGGATGCCACCAATGTCGGTGATGAAGGTGGATTCGCTCCCAACATTCTGGAGAACAATGAAG CCTTGGAGCTACTTAAATCAGCTATCGAGAAAGCTGGCTACACTGATAAGATTGTCATTGGTATGGACGTGGCTGCTTCGGAATTCTACCGCAATGGCAAATACGACCTTGACTTCAAATCCCCGGATGACCCAACTCGTTACATCTCAGGAGAGAAATTGGGAGATCTGTATAAGAGCTTCATTAAGTCATACCCAG TGGTCTCCATTGAAGATCCATTTGACCAGGATGACTGGGAAACTTGGAAGAGTTTCCAGAGCACAGTTGATATCCAGATAGTTGGAGATGATTTAACTGTCACCAATCCCAAGAGAATCCAGCAGGCTGTGGAAAAGAAAGCATGTAATTGTCTGCTCCTGAAAGTCAACCAGATTGGCTCAGTCACCGAGTCCATCCAGGC GTGTAAATTGGCTCAGTCCAATGGATGGGGGGTTATGGTGAGTCATCGTTCTGGAGAGACTGAAGACACATTTATTGCCGACCTGGTGGTGGGACTGTGTACTGGACAG ATTAAGACAGGAGCTCCATGTCGGTCAGAGAGACTTTCTAAATACAACCAGCTCATGAG GATTGAAGAGGAGCTCGGAGATAAGGCTAAGTTTGCTGGTCGTAACTTCAGAAACCCCCGCGCCAAGTAA